The following nucleotide sequence is from Cytophagia bacterium CHB2.
CGAGCGGTGGGCAAATTTGTAGTGTCCCTCGGCGTCGCGATTCAGCAGAGAGCGACCGCTGAGCTGCCACTCGTCAAGCGGGATGTTCCAGGCCTTCGCCAGTTCGGTAAGCTCGGCGCGTAGAATGCGTTCCGCGCCGCGGCGCTCGCTGTTGCGGTAAAGATCGACCGCCAGGCGTTCGGAAAATTGCCTTAAATCCTCCGGCTTCACCCAGCGGCTCTCACGCTCCAGCCATTTTTCCACCAACACTTCATAAAGCTGAAAGGCATATTCGATCTTGGCGCCGCTTTCCAACAAATCGGGGATATACGCGAGCAGCATGGGCCGCACGCTGAGCAGGGGAATCTTTTTTACCAGTTCGTTGGCCTGCCGGCGTTTGCGCCGCGACCAGCGATAGCGCTTGCGCAGATACGCCTGCACTTGTTCGTCGCTCAACGGCGAGAGATAGAGCTTCCAAAATTCGTAAGTTGCGCCTTCGCCTGCTTTGCGCGGGCCTACGCGCGCAATGCCGGTTTCGCGCGGAATCTCTTCATCGCGCGGGAAGAACTGCGTGCGGCAGGTAATCAACACACGCTTGAACTGGCGGCAGGCATGCATCAACTCCAGCAAACGTGCGTGATGATCTTTGATGGCTTTGGTGTCTTCGTCGAAGGCATCGAGGAAAATCACCGTGTCGCGCTTATTGTCAATTTTGGCAATGTATTCATCTGCATCCGGAATGCCGAGCGGCACCACGGCCAAGCGCTGGCGTTGGCGCAAGCGTTGGTTGCGAGCATAATAATTCAGCACGAACGAAGATTTGCCCATGCCGGAATCCGCCAGCAAAAGCAGGTGGCGATTCGGACTCTCTTTGGCAAGATGTTCGTTGATGACGTCGAAAAGCTTTTCTTTGGTGGCCACAACCTGGCGGATTTCCGCTTCCTGCGCCGGATCGACGCTGGAGCAATTGGGTGGAATGTAGTAGCGCGTGGAACGTTCGATGGTTTCCGGCGAGTAGAGATCCGAACCGAAACTTTTTTCGAGCAGGCGCTGCGTGCGGCGCTGCTGTAGAATCGGCAGGTACGCGAACCAGGCGGCTGCCACCGCCGCGAGCGCGCCAATCGCGGTGAAAATCGTGGCGGGCGTCCAGTGCTGGGGATCGAGAAGAAGCTGCAAGAAAGTGGTTGAGTCAGGCGGCATGGAATTTTTCGACCGGGCAGAAATTATTTGCTGGCGAAGAGCCTCGCCAATTCATCCAGAACAAGATTTAAATCTTGATGAGGATCGCCGGTTAGGGGCGACGCGACAACCTTGCCGTCTTTTGTGTGAAAGTGATGGGGATAGTTGCTCAATTCCGGAAAGTGTTCTTTGTTGTCCCAACGGCACAACGGCTCTTCATCAAAAACCTGGTAGGAATAGTCCCAATGCTCTTGATTGCAGTAAAGCCGGATTTGCAAGGTAAAAGTGGAAAAGATGGTTGCCCTAATTTTGCAGGAGAATTGGCTGAT
It contains:
- a CDS encoding DUF1566 domain-containing protein, with product MPPDSTTFLQLLLDPQHWTPATIFTAIGALAAVAAAWFAYLPILQQRRTQRLLEKSFGSDLYSPETIERSTRYYIPPNCSSVDPAQEAEIRQVVATKEKLFDVINEHLAKESPNRHLLLLADSGMGKSSFVLNYYARNQRLRQRQRLAVVPLGIPDADEYIAKIDNKRDTVIFLDAFDEDTKAIKDHHARLLELMHACRQFKRVLITCRTQFFPRDEEIPRETGIARVGPRKAGEGATYEFWKLYLSPLSDEQVQAYLRKRYRWSRRKRRQANELVKKIPLLSVRPMLLAYIPDLLESGAKIEYAFQLYEVLVEKWLERESRWVKPEDLRQFSERLAVDLYRNSERRGAERILRAELTELAKAWNIPLDEWQLSGRSLLNRDAEGHYKFAHRSILEYLFVKRLLNNDRGCHGLALTDLMKTFLHETLAHYRGLGQLFQLKPTPEIREILWKMLRSKPLPHLTAEEAKAMIKLYDFFDSSYNNSCKGVTHRYETLDHKGEKIVLDHATGLMWQQSGASEYMSFEKAKKYQQSSNSKRFAGFDDWRLPTLEEAMSLMEREKKNGDLYIDPVFDRTQRYIWTSDKFSESSCWVAYFIFGNCLNQPVDDGYYVRLVR